In one window of Litorilinea aerophila DNA:
- a CDS encoding MurR/RpiR family transcriptional regulator, whose amino-acid sequence MYREKIREYYDHLSRSYRKVADFILSNYYEVSFMTAAQLAYSVGVDTTTVVRFSQRLGYNGYPELLNDIREQVKAEIYAAYEPRALSPEDPASAFKDRAEQEQHNLKQMLIHNPPDHVRRVAAMLEQARHIVLIAEGYANTVAEMAAEQLRHRGISAEAAADDPVRLAGTLLSLTPDMLVVGISATEYGENVANALAYARTRGCATLGIVGSLASPVNRMSDQVMYAPTDVAGPLPSIVALVAALSALVQVASKDSPQSVDARLEEFNRIYEFLTRREVELDALESEQ is encoded by the coding sequence ATGTACAGGGAAAAGATCCGCGAGTATTATGATCACCTGAGCCGCAGTTACCGCAAGGTTGCCGATTTCATCCTGAGCAACTACTACGAAGTGTCGTTCATGACTGCGGCCCAGTTGGCATACTCGGTCGGAGTGGATACCACAACCGTCGTGCGCTTTTCACAGCGGCTGGGCTACAACGGTTATCCGGAGCTGCTGAACGACATTCGTGAACAGGTCAAGGCGGAGATTTACGCCGCCTACGAACCTCGAGCCCTCTCGCCGGAGGATCCGGCCAGCGCCTTTAAAGATCGGGCCGAACAGGAGCAACACAACCTGAAACAGATGTTGATCCACAATCCCCCTGACCACGTACGACGGGTGGCTGCCATGTTGGAGCAGGCCCGCCATATCGTGCTCATCGCCGAGGGCTACGCCAACACCGTCGCCGAAATGGCTGCCGAGCAGCTCCGCCATCGGGGCATTTCGGCCGAGGCCGCCGCGGACGATCCGGTGCGGCTGGCTGGGACGCTCCTCAGCCTGACGCCCGACATGCTGGTGGTGGGCATCAGTGCCACAGAGTACGGTGAAAATGTGGCCAACGCCCTGGCCTACGCCCGCACCCGAGGTTGTGCCACCCTGGGCATCGTGGGCTCCCTGGCCAGCCCCGTCAACCGCATGTCCGACCAGGTGATGTACGCACCCACCGATGTGGCCGGCCCCTTGCCCAGTATCGTCGCTCTGGTGGCCGCCCTTTCCGCCCTGGTCCAGGTGGCCAGCAAGGACAGCCCCCAGTCGGTGGATGCGCGCCTGGAAGAGTTCAACCGGATCTACGAATTTTTGACCCGCCGGGAAGTGGAGCTGGACGCCCTGGAGAGTGAGCAGTAG
- a CDS encoding outer membrane protein assembly factor BamB family protein, which yields MTTDPYRPPTGAPTPEGKRRPQGRRRRRPRPPDRTAEILTVSVLVALLVLAGLGAMLWAVESRLVWGPTPTPTATRRPPATPTPDFRATNLAQDLLTQVAYEAALAGTRPATSPVATATPTTVQLMIPVISSDGATPTLSPTATLPLPENSPTPANQVILPVISNESGGIVATATPPPSPVETPTPPPEEPTWTPTPTPTPELPTPTPAIVEPTATPTPSPTPVPFTVASLPARVRSQDTSLRIGPSNIYTVTGTLVANQEIRLLGRSPSGEWVYVCCVANNEPGWVRQAYVDIPADADLGPGAPEDADVQDVRWLNVQPAPSFLYPLPTPTAIPENDFPRWRYDAHATGLLPRVPNPPVSFAWPVLAQAAQTLSSPVLVSGSSVMVASNDHHLYSFDRINGNQRWRFNLGQAVASVAPAIHQGVIYVADSLGQLRMLEDQGNQAREINQYPLPAPPVTGINIISDTLLVGVGQESSWRLFALDLRNLNRTYAHEVAGAPPQYPTVGDQLVYLGANTIQALDISDFEVVWTQPAVASVTAPPVYHRPGVRRLAELYVADANNVVRSLDANTGDELWNRALGQPITGLAVSPVAVYAAGNGYVVALSRLDGAELWRNNVAGAVLGGPLVGQDMVITVTQGGEVQYFNATTGSPIHSAIVASTVSNAPAISGAWIFIPGTDGGLYALRGNG from the coding sequence ATGACCACCGATCCCTATCGTCCGCCCACCGGTGCACCCACGCCGGAAGGGAAAAGGCGCCCCCAAGGCCGACGACGCCGGCGTCCCCGACCACCCGACCGCACCGCGGAGATCCTCACCGTGAGCGTACTGGTGGCCCTGTTGGTGCTGGCCGGCCTGGGCGCCATGCTCTGGGCGGTGGAATCCCGTCTGGTGTGGGGTCCCACGCCCACCCCCACGGCCACCCGGCGCCCACCCGCCACCCCCACACCGGACTTCCGGGCCACCAACCTGGCCCAGGACTTGCTGACCCAGGTGGCCTACGAGGCGGCCCTGGCCGGGACCCGGCCAGCCACGTCCCCTGTGGCCACAGCCACCCCCACCACTGTCCAGCTCATGATCCCGGTCATCTCCTCCGACGGTGCCACGCCGACCCTGTCGCCAACGGCCACCCTGCCGCTCCCGGAGAACAGCCCCACGCCGGCCAACCAGGTGATCTTGCCGGTCATCTCCAACGAATCGGGCGGTATCGTCGCCACGGCCACCCCGCCCCCTTCGCCGGTGGAGACGCCCACGCCCCCGCCAGAAGAGCCCACCTGGACGCCGACACCTACCCCAACGCCAGAGCTGCCCACGCCGACACCGGCCATCGTGGAGCCCACGGCCACCCCGACCCCCTCGCCCACGCCGGTGCCGTTCACCGTGGCCAGCCTCCCAGCCCGGGTTCGCAGCCAGGATACCAGCCTGCGCATCGGCCCCAGCAACATCTACACCGTCACCGGCACCCTGGTCGCGAACCAGGAGATCCGGCTGCTGGGCCGAAGCCCCAGCGGTGAATGGGTCTACGTCTGTTGTGTCGCCAACAACGAACCTGGCTGGGTCCGCCAGGCGTACGTGGACATTCCAGCAGACGCCGACCTGGGCCCCGGCGCGCCTGAAGACGCGGACGTGCAGGACGTGCGCTGGCTGAACGTCCAGCCGGCGCCATCCTTCCTCTATCCCTTGCCCACGCCCACGGCCATCCCTGAAAACGACTTTCCCCGCTGGCGCTACGACGCCCACGCCACCGGCCTCTTGCCCCGGGTCCCCAATCCGCCCGTCAGCTTTGCCTGGCCAGTCCTGGCCCAGGCGGCCCAGACGTTGAGCTCACCGGTCCTGGTCTCTGGCTCCAGTGTAATGGTGGCCAGCAACGATCACCACCTCTACAGCTTCGACCGAATCAACGGCAATCAGCGCTGGCGCTTCAACCTGGGACAGGCGGTGGCCTCCGTCGCTCCGGCCATCCACCAGGGGGTGATCTACGTGGCGGACAGCCTGGGACAGCTGCGGATGTTGGAGGATCAGGGCAACCAGGCTCGCGAGATCAACCAATATCCCCTGCCGGCTCCCCCCGTCACGGGCATCAACATCATCAGCGATACCCTGCTGGTCGGGGTGGGCCAGGAGAGCTCCTGGCGGCTCTTTGCCCTGGATTTGCGTAACCTGAATCGAACGTACGCCCACGAAGTGGCAGGTGCCCCTCCCCAATACCCCACCGTGGGCGACCAGCTGGTCTACCTGGGGGCCAACACCATCCAGGCCCTGGACATCAGCGACTTTGAGGTCGTCTGGACGCAGCCGGCGGTGGCCAGTGTCACCGCGCCGCCGGTGTATCACCGGCCGGGCGTCCGGCGGCTGGCCGAGCTCTATGTGGCCGACGCCAACAACGTCGTCCGGTCGCTGGACGCCAACACGGGCGACGAGCTCTGGAATCGGGCGCTGGGCCAGCCCATCACCGGCCTGGCCGTCAGCCCGGTAGCCGTCTACGCGGCTGGCAACGGCTATGTGGTGGCGCTCTCTCGCCTGGATGGGGCCGAGCTCTGGCGCAACAACGTGGCCGGCGCGGTGTTGGGCGGCCCCCTGGTGGGTCAGGACATGGTCATCACCGTGACCCAGGGGGGGGAAGTGCAATATTTCAACGCGACCACCGGCAGCCCCATCCACAGCGCCATTGTGGCCTCCACGGTCAGCAATGCCCCGGCCATCAGCGGCGCGTGGATCTTCATCCCGGGCACGGACGGTGGTCTTTACGCACTGCGAGGAAACGGATGA
- a CDS encoding SDR family oxidoreductase, with amino-acid sequence MPPSTAPLDGKTALVTGSSRGIGRGIALALAAQGCNVAVHFARRRPEAEETVQAVMAHGVQSAAFRANLAREEAARQLVAEVMDRFGSVDIFVANAASGTLRPALELEAKAWDWTFNINVRSVLAAVQSAAPAMRQRGWGRVITVTSAGSRRVIPHYGVVGISKAALEALTRYLAVELAPDGITVNGVSPGFVETDALDFFPNKDEMLERAVRATPAGRLVTPEDVGQVVAWLCSDQAAMIVGQIIEIDGGYGLLAQG; translated from the coding sequence ATGCCACCATCGACAGCGCCCCTTGACGGTAAAACGGCCCTGGTCACCGGCAGTAGCCGGGGCATCGGCCGGGGCATCGCCTTAGCCCTGGCCGCCCAGGGCTGCAATGTGGCCGTCCACTTCGCCCGCAGGCGCCCGGAGGCCGAGGAGACAGTCCAGGCGGTGATGGCCCACGGCGTCCAGAGCGCAGCCTTTCGGGCCAACCTGGCCCGGGAGGAAGCGGCCCGCCAGCTGGTGGCCGAGGTGATGGATCGCTTCGGCAGCGTGGACATCTTCGTGGCCAATGCGGCCAGCGGGACCCTACGGCCGGCCCTGGAGCTGGAGGCCAAGGCCTGGGACTGGACGTTCAACATCAACGTACGCAGCGTCCTGGCCGCCGTTCAGAGTGCGGCGCCCGCCATGCGCCAGCGCGGCTGGGGCCGGGTCATCACGGTGACCAGCGCCGGCAGCCGGCGGGTGATCCCCCACTACGGCGTGGTGGGCATCAGCAAGGCCGCGCTGGAGGCCCTGACCCGCTACCTGGCCGTGGAGCTGGCGCCAGACGGTATCACCGTCAACGGGGTCAGCCCCGGCTTCGTGGAGACCGATGCGCTGGATTTCTTTCCCAACAAGGATGAGATGCTGGAGAGGGCGGTCCGGGCCACGCCGGCAGGCCGTCTGGTGACGCCGGAAGATGTGGGGCAGGTGGTGGCCTGGTTGTGCAGTGACCAGGCCGCCATGATCGTGGGGCAGATCATCGAGATCGATGGGGGCTACGGCCTGTTGGCCCAGGGATAA
- a CDS encoding B12-binding domain-containing radical SAM protein, giving the protein MRRVVLIRPKRDGRIFGKAPGSPYTLMRLASLVPEEIPVEIWDENLYDLPLDTLREGDLVGISAMTTDIDRAEVIARRAMQQGAGVAIGGVHATLLPEHVQTFAHSTMVGEGYFTWQQLIQDFAAEGIKGMKPVYRDEEWANLDGIATITDRVIQMVDENKNYWTPYLEITRGCPRNCSFCTAIRVSGRRMRLRPVEEVVDEIQRRGIKRFFLTDDNFGLNFTTAPDYCAELFEALSKLDLQGWTCQSEMSIAKHPELLEMSRAAHLDKHFIGFESVNPDNRRELGGKSKGLASGAEEAIRIIRGTGVGVVGLFVMGFDEDTPATFQAMWDFIRTSELDSVSITILTPFPETPFRKQLEQENRLLDMPWKYYDTAHVTFVPKNFTVDELREAYDWLCRKTYSPWQIARRGLRSLWRYPLSQVGKKAFGSFSTDYGYRRTYAYRNT; this is encoded by the coding sequence ATGCGACGTGTTGTCTTAATTCGACCCAAACGTGATGGCCGCATCTTCGGCAAGGCCCCTGGCTCCCCATACACCTTGATGCGCCTGGCCTCGCTGGTGCCCGAGGAAATCCCCGTGGAAATCTGGGATGAAAACCTCTACGATCTGCCACTGGACACCCTGCGGGAGGGCGACCTGGTGGGCATCTCGGCCATGACCACCGACATCGACCGGGCCGAGGTCATCGCCCGCCGGGCCATGCAGCAGGGGGCCGGCGTCGCCATCGGCGGCGTCCACGCCACGCTGCTGCCGGAACATGTCCAGACCTTTGCCCACAGCACCATGGTGGGTGAAGGCTACTTCACCTGGCAGCAGCTCATCCAGGATTTCGCCGCCGAGGGCATCAAAGGGATGAAGCCCGTCTACCGGGACGAAGAGTGGGCCAACCTGGACGGCATCGCCACCATCACCGACCGGGTTATCCAGATGGTGGACGAAAACAAAAACTACTGGACCCCCTACCTGGAGATTACCCGGGGCTGCCCCCGCAACTGCTCCTTCTGCACGGCCATCCGGGTCAGCGGCCGGCGAATGCGCCTGCGCCCGGTGGAGGAGGTGGTGGACGAGATCCAGCGCCGCGGGATCAAGCGCTTCTTCCTCACCGACGACAACTTCGGACTGAACTTCACCACCGCGCCGGACTACTGCGCCGAACTCTTCGAGGCCCTCAGCAAGCTGGATCTCCAGGGCTGGACCTGCCAGTCGGAGATGAGCATTGCCAAGCATCCCGAGCTGCTGGAAATGAGCCGGGCCGCCCACCTGGACAAGCACTTCATCGGCTTCGAGAGCGTCAACCCGGACAACCGTCGGGAGCTGGGCGGCAAGTCCAAGGGGCTGGCCAGCGGCGCGGAGGAGGCCATCCGCATCATCCGGGGGACCGGCGTGGGCGTGGTGGGCCTCTTTGTCATGGGCTTTGACGAGGACACGCCGGCCACCTTCCAGGCCATGTGGGACTTCATCCGCACCAGCGAGCTGGACAGCGTCAGCATCACCATCCTGACGCCCTTCCCAGAGACGCCCTTCCGCAAGCAGCTGGAACAGGAAAACCGGCTCCTGGATATGCCGTGGAAGTACTACGACACGGCCCACGTGACCTTTGTGCCCAAGAACTTCACCGTGGACGAGCTCCGGGAGGCCTACGACTGGCTCTGCCGCAAGACCTACAGCCCTTGGCAGATTGCCCGCCGGGGACTGCGCTCCCTGTGGCGCTATCCCCTCAGCCAGGTGGGGAAGAAGGCCTTCGGCAGCTTCAGCACCGATTATGGCTACCGGCGGACGTACGCGTATCGGAATACGTGA
- a CDS encoding DUF309 domain-containing protein: protein MCPSQPSHQRDTARDDRPAGQDEAASTLPPAPPPTVVCLEPDLFFAARLEDVIRAAGGKPVTVETPEAFVAAVDRTFPVLALVDLNTPGDWYRAIERCKIRPHTRQVPIYAFGSHVDVETLKAARRAGADHAWARSRMMEQLVDVVTRHVQPPVRYPEGWDDVLPEEARAGVEAFNQGHFFEQHEHFEEAWLAEPRPIREMYQGILQVGVAFLLIQRGKWNGALKMFRRGLPRLRGLPDVCQGIHIGKLRAQAEAIHREITALGPKRLAEFDPARFPKIELVAQAGPESTSTAPESPPAQGE from the coding sequence ATGTGCCCATCCCAGCCATCCCACCAACGAGACACCGCTAGAGATGACCGGCCAGCCGGCCAGGATGAGGCCGCGTCCACTTTGCCGCCGGCTCCTCCGCCGACTGTCGTCTGCCTGGAGCCAGATCTCTTCTTCGCCGCCCGGCTGGAGGATGTGATCCGGGCCGCGGGGGGAAAACCGGTGACGGTGGAGACGCCCGAGGCCTTCGTGGCAGCCGTGGACCGGACCTTTCCCGTCCTGGCCCTGGTGGATCTGAACACACCCGGCGACTGGTACCGGGCCATCGAACGCTGCAAGATCCGCCCCCACACCCGCCAGGTGCCCATCTACGCCTTCGGCAGCCATGTGGATGTGGAGACCCTGAAGGCCGCCCGGCGGGCCGGCGCCGACCACGCCTGGGCCCGCAGCCGCATGATGGAGCAGCTGGTGGACGTGGTCACCCGGCACGTGCAGCCGCCCGTGCGCTACCCCGAAGGCTGGGACGATGTGCTCCCCGAGGAAGCCCGGGCCGGGGTGGAAGCGTTCAACCAGGGCCACTTCTTCGAGCAGCACGAGCACTTTGAGGAGGCCTGGCTGGCCGAACCCCGACCGATTCGGGAGATGTATCAGGGGATCCTTCAGGTAGGAGTAGCCTTTCTCCTGATCCAGCGGGGCAAATGGAACGGCGCCCTCAAGATGTTCCGGCGGGGATTGCCCCGCCTGCGAGGCCTGCCCGACGTCTGTCAGGGCATCCACATCGGCAAGCTACGGGCCCAGGCAGAGGCCATCCACCGGGAGATCACCGCCCTGGGGCCGAAGCGCCTGGCCGAATTCGACCCGGCCCGCTTCCCGAAGATCGAGCTGGTGGCGCAGGCCGGCCCGGAGTCCACGTCCACCGCCCCGGAATCTCCGCCCGCCCAGGGTGAGTAG
- a CDS encoding thioredoxin family protein, translating to MAQERSGCAHGSRQEVDEGGVDREAVSSPAAEGPSADILAGEPHLGRRPVFVTIYVAEHCETCHYAHEVANLIRTHYPQVTLRVVDIEHTDEVIPEAVFAIPTYLLNGKVWSLGNPSTEKVMETLNQLVR from the coding sequence ATGGCACAAGAGCGCAGCGGATGTGCGCATGGGTCGCGGCAGGAGGTGGACGAGGGTGGGGTGGATCGGGAGGCCGTTTCCTCCCCGGCGGCTGAGGGCCCATCTGCCGACATCCTGGCAGGCGAGCCCCATCTCGGCCGCCGGCCCGTTTTCGTAACGATCTACGTGGCGGAGCACTGTGAGACCTGTCACTATGCCCATGAAGTCGCCAACCTGATCCGTACCCACTACCCCCAGGTCACGTTGCGGGTCGTGGATATTGAGCATACGGACGAGGTCATCCCGGAAGCGGTGTTTGCCATCCCAACCTATCTGCTCAATGGCAAAGTCTGGTCGTTGGGCAATCCCTCCACCGAAAAGGTGATGGAGACGTTGAATCAATTGGTCCGATAG
- the xseB gene encoding exodeoxyribonuclease VII small subunit — MSQTQSEPTYEEAFARLEEILAALENGDLPLEETLSLYELGATLAAYCTRKLDEAELRVRQWQPNDETVPLEEWQES, encoded by the coding sequence ATGAGTCAAACACAATCTGAACCCACCTACGAAGAGGCGTTTGCCCGCCTGGAAGAGATTTTGGCGGCGCTGGAAAACGGCGATCTGCCCCTGGAAGAGACCCTGTCCCTCTACGAGCTGGGCGCGACCCTGGCCGCGTATTGCACCCGCAAACTGGACGAAGCGGAGCTGCGGGTTCGCCAGTGGCAGCCGAACGACGAAACAGTCCCGTTGGAAGAATGGCAAGAGAGCTGA
- a CDS encoding divergent PAP2 family protein, which translates to MARELNTVVDALWANPMLWIPISAMAGVQLFKFIYEWIREGDFDLHVLVRTGGMPSSHSAMVTSLATAVGLREGLDSALFAVSTVFALIVMYDARGVRQESGKQARVVNQIVRELFSGQPISEQELKELLGHTPTEVIVGAILGFVYTLLVLPYFAGGR; encoded by the coding sequence ATGGCAAGAGAGCTGAACACCGTGGTCGACGCGCTCTGGGCCAATCCCATGTTGTGGATTCCCATCAGCGCCATGGCCGGGGTCCAACTGTTCAAATTTATCTACGAGTGGATCCGGGAGGGCGACTTTGACCTCCACGTGCTGGTGCGCACCGGGGGGATGCCCAGCAGCCACTCGGCCATGGTGACCAGCCTGGCGACGGCCGTGGGCCTGCGGGAGGGGCTGGACAGCGCGCTCTTTGCCGTCTCCACCGTCTTCGCCCTGATCGTGATGTACGATGCCCGTGGGGTCCGCCAGGAGAGTGGCAAACAGGCCCGGGTGGTCAACCAGATCGTGCGGGAGCTGTTCAGCGGTCAGCCTATCAGCGAACAGGAGCTCAAGGAACTTTTGGGGCACACCCCCACCGAGGTCATCGTGGGGGCTATCCTGGGTTTTGTCTACACCCTGTTGGTCCTTCCCTACTTCGCCGGGGGCAGGTGA
- a CDS encoding Crp/Fnr family transcriptional regulator produces the protein MVTQPAEKMRYLSELTVFQDLTPREMEELNRITTMSTVPRGRVFYRPEEPGEVLFILKEGRVQLYRISPEGKKLVITTLGPHTLFGEMALLGTKMHNTFAEAVDDCLICVMSRTDLERLILNKPQVALRLLEITGKRLREAEERLENMAFKGIPARLASLLLRLAEEQGSNEIVGLTHQDLAESVGTYRETATQVLNELKSQGLIEIGRKRIKILDMEGLAEVAES, from the coding sequence GTGGTGACACAACCCGCGGAAAAGATGCGTTACCTCTCCGAGCTGACGGTCTTTCAGGATCTGACGCCCCGAGAGATGGAGGAACTGAACCGGATCACCACCATGAGTACGGTGCCTCGGGGACGGGTCTTCTACCGGCCCGAGGAGCCGGGGGAAGTGTTGTTCATCCTCAAAGAGGGGCGCGTCCAGCTCTACCGGATCAGCCCGGAGGGCAAGAAGCTGGTCATTACCACCCTGGGACCCCACACCCTGTTTGGGGAGATGGCCCTGCTGGGCACCAAGATGCACAACACCTTTGCCGAGGCGGTGGACGACTGCCTCATCTGCGTCATGAGCCGGACGGACCTGGAGCGTCTGATCCTGAACAAGCCCCAGGTTGCCCTGCGCCTGTTGGAGATTACCGGCAAGCGCCTGCGGGAGGCGGAAGAGCGCCTGGAAAACATGGCGTTCAAAGGGATTCCAGCCCGGCTGGCCAGCCTGTTGCTGCGCCTGGCGGAAGAGCAGGGCAGCAACGAAATCGTGGGTCTGACCCACCAGGATCTGGCCGAAAGTGTGGGCACCTATCGGGAGACGGCCACCCAGGTGCTCAACGAGCTCAAATCCCAGGGACTGATCGAGATCGGGCGCAAGCGGATTAAGATCCTGGACATGGAAGGGCTGGCCGAAGTGGCCGAGTCGTGA
- a CDS encoding 4Fe-4S dicluster domain-containing protein, with protein sequence MTHVIFDLCIRDGACAEVCPVECIVPGQPEDEWPWYYIDPETCIDCGACVPECPVEAILPEEDLPEEYAYCAELNALFFTEGPGYAALEMGS encoded by the coding sequence ATGACCCATGTGATTTTCGATCTGTGCATTCGCGATGGCGCATGCGCGGAAGTGTGCCCGGTGGAGTGCATCGTCCCCGGCCAGCCCGAGGACGAATGGCCCTGGTACTACATCGATCCGGAAACGTGCATCGACTGTGGCGCCTGTGTGCCCGAGTGCCCTGTGGAAGCCATTCTGCCTGAAGAGGACCTGCCCGAGGAATACGCCTACTGTGCGGAGCTGAACGCCCTCTTCTTCACCGAAGGCCCCGGCTACGCCGCCCTCGAAATGGGTTCCTGA
- a CDS encoding polysaccharide deacetylase family protein: MLVPVLFLAIALLMAGCGSRAAAMPRSTATPARSAQVQATPSPTSTRTPRPSATPTRTPRPTQTPTATAATAPADTPTHVADSPLPTPSLAAGSPLTATASTTATLPLTALLQLAVPQVATALASPVPGHPTPPTVVLLPTPTPTPLPSPTPPMEPTPDGVVRTVRVPILMYHYISVPPPGADIYRQDLSVKPEDFAAHLDAIQEAGYTTISLYDLIAHLTQGAPLPEKPVILTFDDGYRDNYENAFPRLRERGMIATFFVVTDFIDEQRPEYLTWDMAREMYAAGMSIESHGRNHISLKGKDDDYLVWQALGSLETIEYELGVRPRFVSYPAGDYDQRTIDIFRSANYWAGLTTIQGATHRSDNLFELRRVRVRGTTTPQELLRLLALDW; encoded by the coding sequence ATGCTCGTGCCCGTGCTCTTCCTGGCCATAGCCCTGTTGATGGCGGGCTGTGGCTCCCGGGCGGCTGCCATGCCCAGGTCAACCGCCACGCCGGCCCGCTCGGCCCAGGTCCAGGCAACGCCCTCGCCGACCAGCACCAGGACGCCCCGGCCGTCCGCCACGCCGACCCGTACACCCAGGCCGACCCAGACACCGACGGCAACGGCAGCGACAGCGCCTGCCGACACCCCCACCCATGTGGCAGATTCGCCGCTACCCACACCCTCCCTTGCCGCCGGCAGCCCCCTCACGGCCACCGCCAGCACCACCGCTACCCTGCCGTTGACTGCGCTGCTCCAGCTGGCGGTGCCCCAGGTGGCCACGGCCCTGGCCAGCCCAGTCCCTGGTCACCCCACGCCGCCGACAGTCGTCCTGTTGCCCACGCCCACCCCGACGCCCCTGCCATCGCCCACGCCCCCGATGGAGCCCACCCCAGACGGCGTGGTGCGCACAGTCCGGGTGCCCATCCTCATGTACCACTACATCAGCGTGCCACCGCCCGGCGCAGACATCTACCGGCAGGATCTTTCGGTGAAGCCTGAGGACTTCGCTGCCCACCTGGACGCCATCCAGGAGGCCGGCTACACCACCATCAGCCTCTATGACCTGATCGCCCACTTGACCCAGGGCGCTCCCCTGCCAGAGAAGCCGGTCATCCTCACCTTTGACGACGGCTACCGGGACAACTACGAAAACGCGTTTCCCCGCCTGCGGGAACGGGGCATGATCGCCACCTTCTTCGTGGTCACCGACTTCATCGATGAACAGCGCCCCGAGTACCTGACCTGGGACATGGCCCGGGAAATGTACGCGGCGGGCATGTCCATCGAGTCCCACGGCCGCAACCATATCAGCCTCAAGGGCAAAGATGACGACTACCTGGTCTGGCAGGCGCTGGGGAGCCTGGAGACCATCGAGTACGAGCTGGGCGTCCGGCCTCGCTTCGTCTCCTACCCGGCCGGCGACTACGATCAGCGGACCATCGACATTTTCCGCAGCGCCAACTACTGGGCCGGCCTCACCACCATCCAGGGAGCCACCCACCGCAGCGACAACCTTTTCGAACTGCGCCGGGTCCGGGTGCGGGGAACCACCACGCCCCAGGAGCTCCTGCGCCTGCTGGCCCTGGACTGGTAG
- a CDS encoding HAD family hydrolase, with the protein MSAVLWDLDGTIADTEILHFRAWRDVMARHGVAYDFATFQAGFGRPNSEILPELLGEEATPERVAQISAEKERLFRRLLQEEGVELLPGVQEWLERFQAAGVAQVISSSGPMANIVATVACLDIGDFFRALLTGAVLPRGKPDPALFLLSAAAVGAEPQECLVLEDSIHGIQAARRAGMASVAVGKLTATPELAALLEEEGPPTLAVASLADLTWEQCQQLWAAARLEKGPGRQSVG; encoded by the coding sequence GTGAGCGCCGTATTGTGGGATCTGGACGGCACCATTGCCGACACGGAGATATTGCATTTCCGGGCCTGGCGCGATGTCATGGCGCGCCACGGCGTGGCTTACGACTTTGCCACCTTTCAGGCCGGTTTCGGGCGGCCCAACAGTGAAATCTTGCCGGAGTTGCTGGGAGAGGAAGCCACGCCGGAGCGGGTGGCCCAGATCAGCGCGGAGAAGGAACGCCTGTTTCGGCGTCTGCTGCAGGAGGAAGGGGTGGAGCTGTTGCCGGGCGTCCAGGAGTGGCTGGAGCGCTTTCAGGCAGCCGGGGTGGCCCAGGTGATCAGCTCGTCGGGGCCCATGGCCAACATTGTGGCCACGGTGGCGTGCCTGGATATCGGGGACTTCTTCCGGGCCCTGTTGACCGGCGCAGTGCTGCCCCGGGGCAAACCGGACCCGGCCCTTTTTCTACTTTCCGCCGCGGCCGTGGGGGCGGAGCCCCAGGAGTGCCTGGTGCTGGAGGACAGCATCCACGGCATCCAGGCAGCCCGCCGGGCCGGCATGGCCAGCGTCGCTGTGGGAAAGCTCACCGCCACGCCAGAGCTGGCCGCCCTCCTGGAAGAGGAAGGGCCACCCACCCTGGCCGTGGCCAGCCTGGCCGATCTGACGTGGGAGCAATGCCAGCAGTTGTGGGCAGCGGCCCGTCTGGAAAAAGGCCCGGGGCGTCAAAGCGTCGGCTGA